A region from the Colwellia sp. PAMC 21821 genome encodes:
- a CDS encoding ABC transporter permease: protein MSSQYLYCFNGIVKREVLRFFQQRSRLLSALVRPLLWLVVFAAGFRAALGVSIMEPYGTYITYQQYITPGLCCMIILFNGMQSSLSMVYDREMGSMKVLLMSPLPRPYLLCCKLIASALLSLLQVVIFLLFAQLVEVDIPLFGYLSAIPAIFLIAFFLGALGLMLSNLIKQLENFAGVMNFVIFPMFFLSSALYPLWKMKEASIWLYWLCEFNPFTACVELLRFALYGQVNASALVTVLIATSIASFFALMSFKPQLGRK from the coding sequence ATGAGCAGCCAATATCTGTATTGTTTTAATGGCATTGTTAAACGTGAAGTTTTACGTTTTTTTCAACAACGTTCCCGTTTACTTAGCGCACTGGTAAGGCCTTTATTATGGTTAGTCGTATTTGCAGCAGGGTTTAGGGCGGCTTTAGGGGTGTCGATAATGGAACCTTACGGCACGTATATTACTTATCAGCAATATATTACTCCTGGCCTTTGCTGCATGATCATTTTATTTAACGGCATGCAAAGTTCGCTTTCAATGGTTTATGACCGCGAAATGGGCAGTATGAAAGTACTATTAATGAGCCCATTACCTCGGCCTTATTTATTGTGCTGCAAATTAATTGCCAGTGCCTTGTTATCACTTTTACAAGTAGTTATTTTTTTACTTTTTGCCCAGTTAGTCGAAGTAGATATACCACTATTCGGTTATTTAAGTGCAATACCCGCTATTTTCTTAATTGCGTTCTTTTTAGGTGCGCTAGGGTTAATGTTATCTAACTTGATTAAACAATTAGAAAACTTTGCAGGTGTGATGAACTTTGTTATTTTCCCGATGTTTTTTCTGTCCAGCGCCTTGTATCCACTATGGAAGATGAAAGAAGCGAGCATTTGGTTATATTGGCTTTGCGAGTTTAATCCTTTTACCGCCTGTGTAGAGTTGTTGCGGTTTGCACTTTATGGGCAAGTGAATGCTTCAGCGCTGGTGACGGTATTAATTGCCACAAGCATCGCATCATTTTTTGCACTGATGAGTTTTAAACCACAGCTTGGGCGTAAGTAA
- a CDS encoding ABC transporter ATP-binding protein yields MGRSDTKRTMSIVTNQLSFHYGKKTAIDNLSLKISSGFNVLLGPNGAGKSTLFSMLTGLSQAATGSVHINGYDLKENRPKIMRSMGVVFQQSTLDLDLSVKQNLVYYAALHGISASQALNNISDILAQLQLTQRLNDKVRSLNGGHRRRVEIARALIHQPKVLLLDEATVGLDIDSRKMITEYVGKLCKDLNICVLWATHLIDEIAENDQLILINEGKITAQGVSRELCKAHNVDDIYQLYRRLTTSTELI; encoded by the coding sequence GTGGGGCGTAGTGATACGAAACGTACCATGAGCATAGTGACTAATCAGCTGAGTTTTCACTACGGCAAAAAAACGGCAATTGATAATTTAAGCCTGAAAATTAGCAGCGGTTTTAACGTGTTGCTTGGGCCAAATGGGGCTGGAAAAAGTACCTTGTTTTCAATGTTAACAGGTCTTTCTCAAGCGGCTACGGGTAGCGTTCACATTAATGGTTATGACCTTAAAGAAAATCGCCCTAAAATCATGCGCTCGATGGGCGTGGTTTTTCAGCAAAGTACACTAGATTTAGATTTATCTGTAAAACAAAACTTAGTTTATTATGCCGCGCTGCATGGTATTTCTGCTTCACAAGCACTGAATAATATCAGCGATATATTAGCGCAACTGCAATTAACACAGCGGCTGAATGACAAAGTGCGTTCGTTAAATGGTGGGCATCGTCGCCGTGTTGAAATTGCTCGTGCATTAATTCATCAACCCAAAGTATTGTTGCTTGATGAGGCTACCGTAGGTTTAGATATTGATAGCAGAAAAATGATCACTGAATATGTGGGTAAACTCTGCAAAGATTTAAATATTTGCGTGTTATGGGCAACACATTTAATTGACGAGATAGCAGAGAATGATCAACTTATATTGATCAACGAAGGAAAAATTACCGCACAGGGCGTAAGTCGTGAATTATGTAAGGCGCATAACGTTGACGATATATATCAGCTGTATCGTCGATTAACCACTAGTACGGAGCTTATCTAA
- a CDS encoding YVTN family beta-propeller repeat protein, producing the protein MKIIKLVRLLCLAISLNITSGYATEFAYVTNEKDDNISVIDLNQNTVIKTIPVGERPRGIIFNKQHTLAYICASESDRIQILDLNTEQIVGELPSGEDPETIALHPNGKIIYTSNEDDALLTVIDIETATVIAQIDVGVEPEGLAVSPDGKIVVVTSETTNMVHWIHTENNTNFANTLVGARPRSAKFTDDGKFLWVSSEIGGAVVVLDVNTQEIVKEFTFAIRGIHRDRVQPVGIELSSDGRFAFVALGPANHVAVIDRKTMAVDKYLLVGRRVWQLAFNDDQSQLLTTNGISGDVSVIDVKAMKVTKSIKVGRYPWGVVIRNVP; encoded by the coding sequence ATGAAAATTATAAAGCTTGTTAGATTATTATGCTTAGCGATTTCTCTCAATATTACCTCAGGCTATGCCACTGAATTCGCTTATGTTACGAATGAGAAAGACGACAATATTTCGGTGATTGATTTAAACCAAAATACAGTAATAAAAACCATACCGGTTGGCGAGCGACCACGTGGCATTATTTTTAATAAGCAACATACACTCGCTTATATTTGTGCCAGTGAGTCAGACAGAATTCAAATATTAGACCTAAATACCGAGCAAATTGTTGGTGAGTTACCCTCTGGTGAAGACCCGGAAACTATTGCATTACACCCAAACGGTAAAATTATTTATACCTCGAATGAAGACGATGCACTCCTTACGGTGATTGATATTGAAACCGCTACGGTTATTGCTCAAATTGATGTTGGTGTTGAGCCTGAAGGGTTAGCGGTTAGCCCGGATGGAAAAATTGTGGTAGTTACGTCAGAAACCACCAATATGGTGCATTGGATACACACCGAAAATAATACCAACTTTGCCAACACGTTAGTGGGCGCTAGACCTCGTTCGGCTAAATTTACTGACGATGGAAAGTTTTTATGGGTTAGCTCTGAAATTGGCGGAGCCGTAGTCGTGCTTGACGTTAATACACAAGAAATTGTTAAAGAGTTTACTTTTGCTATTCGCGGCATTCACCGTGATCGTGTACAACCGGTCGGCATAGAATTATCAAGTGATGGTCGCTTCGCTTTTGTAGCCCTTGGCCCGGCAAATCATGTGGCGGTTATTGACCGTAAAACCATGGCAGTCGATAAATACTTGTTAGTAGGTCGCCGTGTATGGCAATTGGCATTTAACGATGATCAAAGCCAATTGTTAACAACTAATGGCATCAGCGGTGATGTTTCGGTGATTGATGTTAAAGCAATGAAAGTGACTAAATCCATTAAAGTAGGGCGTTACCCGTGGGGCGTAGTGATACGAAACGTACCATGA
- a CDS encoding ABC transporter substrate-binding protein, producing the protein MFEFAMFIVVTFTVFVFTHSMSAMVNISAKKHLFAVGLSLFCLTALAQQSQLITLDISYVKLDQQRPTNALNIFNTPKDSGFMGAKLAINDSNTTGEFLQQHFTLSHFSTAKSNDFLKYLNSEYQQGRRIFILDAPFVTLVKVDLWAKNKPVLLFNVSESADELRSSQCLAKVFHTIPSHAMKSDALAQWLLYRRMNKVLLVHGSEAEDINLATSFKRSAKRFGLKFIDEKQWDFNTDLRRSTQQEIPLFTQTVRDYDVVYVADMHKNFAEFLPFNTYLPRPVIGSAGLEALAWHGAIEQWGATQLQNRFTELADRTMNEMDFAGYLAVRSIAQSVHKLHSNDSKKLQDFISSDKFELAAYKGRKLSFRAWNKQLRMPLALVHPHALVSQSPQPGMLHPITELDTLGFDAQESLCK; encoded by the coding sequence ATGTTTGAGTTCGCTATGTTTATTGTTGTTACATTTACCGTGTTTGTATTTACCCATTCTATGTCAGCGATGGTCAATATAAGTGCTAAAAAACACCTGTTTGCTGTCGGCTTGTCGTTGTTTTGTTTAACTGCACTGGCACAACAATCTCAGCTTATTACGCTTGATATTAGCTATGTTAAGTTAGATCAACAACGACCAACCAATGCGCTGAATATTTTTAATACACCGAAAGATAGCGGTTTTATGGGCGCTAAATTGGCTATTAATGACTCAAACACCACAGGGGAATTTTTACAACAACACTTTACGTTAAGCCACTTTAGTACAGCGAAGAGCAACGATTTTTTAAAATATTTAAACAGCGAGTATCAGCAAGGGCGACGTATTTTTATTCTTGATGCACCATTCGTAACATTAGTTAAGGTCGACCTATGGGCTAAAAACAAGCCAGTATTGTTATTTAATGTTAGCGAATCGGCTGATGAGCTGCGCTCGAGTCAGTGTTTAGCCAAGGTATTTCATACTATTCCAAGTCATGCCATGAAATCTGACGCGCTGGCGCAGTGGTTATTATATCGTCGTATGAACAAGGTTTTATTGGTACATGGCAGTGAAGCGGAAGATATTAATTTAGCAACGTCATTTAAACGCTCAGCAAAACGTTTCGGTTTAAAATTTATAGATGAAAAACAATGGGATTTTAATACTGATCTTAGGCGCAGTACCCAGCAAGAAATACCGCTGTTTACCCAAACCGTGCGAGATTATGACGTAGTTTATGTCGCTGATATGCATAAAAACTTTGCCGAGTTTTTACCTTTTAATACTTATTTACCTCGCCCAGTTATAGGCTCCGCTGGCTTAGAAGCTTTAGCTTGGCATGGCGCAATTGAACAGTGGGGCGCAACGCAATTGCAAAATCGTTTTACAGAATTAGCTGATAGAACGATGAATGAAATGGACTTTGCAGGTTATTTAGCCGTGCGCAGTATTGCCCAGTCAGTACATAAGTTGCATTCAAACGATAGTAAAAAACTTCAAGACTTTATTAGCTCAGATAAATTTGAATTAGCCGCATACAAAGGCCGCAAGCTTAGTTTTCGCGCTTGGAATAAACAATTAAGAATGCCACTGGCTTTGGTGCATCCACATGCTTTGGTGTCGCAATCACCTCAGCCTGGCATGCTTCACCCGATAACCGAACTTGATACGCTTGGCTTTGATGCTCAAGAATCTCTCTGTAAATAA
- the pedF gene encoding cytochrome c-550 PedF — translation MIKLNSGRNYLIALILICSFGLAAHGPVTPQSIDTSTLPALGEEWSETNPYRESEGDTREEILRVGASAYNQNCARCHGLEGISGGIAPDLRELASDYDGDEWYVYRVQNGAVRNGAVYMPKMTEHLNQEALWSIRTWLESVSEKE, via the coding sequence ATGATAAAACTTAATTCAGGCCGCAATTATTTAATTGCATTAATATTAATTTGTTCATTCGGCCTAGCGGCTCATGGCCCAGTAACACCGCAATCAATTGACACCTCAACACTGCCCGCTTTAGGCGAAGAATGGAGTGAAACCAACCCATATCGCGAATCAGAAGGTGACACTCGCGAAGAAATTTTACGTGTTGGCGCATCGGCGTATAACCAAAATTGTGCACGTTGTCATGGCTTAGAGGGTATCTCAGGTGGTATTGCTCCTGACTTACGTGAACTCGCAAGCGATTATGACGGTGATGAATGGTATGTGTATCGTGTACAAAACGGCGCAGTTCGCAACGGTGCGGTTTATATGCCAAAAATGACAGAACATTTAAATCAAGAAGCACTTTGGTCAATTCGTACTTGGTTAGAGTCAGTCAGTGAAAAAGAATAA
- a CDS encoding transporter substrate-binding domain-containing protein yields the protein MKKNNFTALIFWLSCCGIFCTTTFARSYDDIIESNEITVAVYRDFTPFSYQVNGEAKGIDIEVAKHIAKKLGVELRFRWVTADENVEGDLRNNLWKGHFLKRTVADLMLRVPYDKKYSQLRDDIGELVHEQVHMFAPYHTESWKIVFNTKKIEDVTTMAIFQYHDIGVEVDSIPQFYLISAFNGRMSKRAKQFNSLPLAISAMHEQQVDAVMGLRSQVSHYQHQLASPDYQLANNAFPNIGKQQWDIGMAVKSDYRQLGYAIADIVEAMISDSTMKQIFEDYHAIYQLPAFYSVAE from the coding sequence GTGAAAAAGAATAATTTCACCGCGTTAATTTTTTGGCTAAGTTGTTGTGGCATATTTTGCACAACAACTTTTGCGCGCTCGTATGATGACATTATCGAAAGTAATGAAATTACGGTTGCTGTTTATCGAGACTTTACCCCCTTCTCATATCAAGTAAATGGCGAAGCTAAAGGTATTGATATAGAGGTAGCAAAGCATATTGCCAAAAAATTAGGTGTCGAACTTCGCTTTAGGTGGGTAACCGCTGATGAAAATGTAGAAGGAGATTTACGTAATAACCTCTGGAAAGGACATTTCCTTAAACGCACGGTTGCCGACTTAATGCTACGCGTTCCCTACGATAAAAAATATTCTCAACTGCGTGATGACATTGGTGAATTGGTGCATGAACAAGTACATATGTTTGCGCCGTATCATACAGAGTCATGGAAAATAGTCTTCAATACTAAAAAAATTGAAGATGTAACCACTATGGCTATTTTTCAGTATCACGACATTGGCGTAGAAGTAGACTCCATTCCACAATTTTACCTTATCTCCGCTTTTAATGGCCGAATGAGCAAAAGAGCAAAACAGTTTAATTCATTGCCATTAGCGATATCAGCCATGCATGAACAACAGGTTGATGCGGTCATGGGTCTGAGAAGTCAAGTTAGTCATTACCAGCATCAGCTAGCCTCACCTGACTACCAGTTAGCCAATAATGCCTTTCCCAATATTGGTAAGCAACAATGGGATATCGGTATGGCCGTAAAAAGTGACTATAGACAATTAGGTTACGCCATAGCTGACATTGTCGAGGCAATGATTAGCGATAGCACAATGAAACAAATATTTGAAGATTACCATGCTATTTATCAACTCCCTGCGTTTTACTCGGTTGCAGAATAG
- a CDS encoding PQQ-dependent methanol/ethanol family dehydrogenase translates to MITAGKNKILSLSIAMSLTLTGLANAGVTEKDIANDQMTTNDVVTYGLGLKGQRYSPLDKINTETVKQMHPVWSFSLGGEKQRGQESQPMVKDGVMYITGSYSRVYAIDVNTGDELWQYDARLPDGIMPCCDVINRGVALFDDLVIFGTLDAKLVALHKDTGKVVWKKKVEDYKAGYSITAAPIIVKGKVITGVAGGEFGVVGKVRAYDAINGKLVWERPTVEGHMGYIWKNGKKMENGISGGKPGQTWPAELWKSGGAAPWLGGTYDADVDLLFFGTGNPSPWNSHLRPGDNLFSSSRLAIDPDTGKIVWHFQTTPHDGWDFDGVNELISFDYKEKGKTIKAAATADRNGFFYVLNRENGDFIRGFPFVDKITWASGLTDKGRPIYVDSNRPSDPRESKDGNKGSTVVSAPAFLGAKNWMPMAYSQDTELFYVPSNEWQMDIWNEPVAYKKGAAYLGAGFTIKAINKDYIGVLKAIDPKTGEVIWRYNNYSPLWGGVLATAGNLVFTGTPEGYLLGLNAKTGEVKYKFNTGSGIVGSPITWEMGGEQYLSVLSGWGGAVPLWGGDVAERIKHFNQGGSVWTFKLPK, encoded by the coding sequence ATGATAACAGCAGGTAAAAATAAAATATTGTCATTATCCATTGCCATGTCTTTAACGTTAACTGGCCTAGCAAATGCTGGTGTAACCGAAAAAGATATTGCCAATGATCAAATGACAACTAATGACGTAGTGACCTACGGACTTGGCCTAAAGGGTCAGCGTTACAGTCCACTTGATAAAATAAATACCGAAACAGTTAAGCAAATGCACCCGGTTTGGTCTTTTTCATTGGGCGGCGAAAAACAGCGTGGTCAAGAATCTCAGCCTATGGTTAAAGACGGCGTTATGTATATTACCGGTTCATACTCTCGTGTGTATGCTATCGACGTAAATACCGGTGACGAGCTTTGGCAATATGATGCAAGATTACCTGATGGCATTATGCCGTGTTGTGATGTTATAAACCGTGGTGTGGCATTATTCGATGACCTAGTTATTTTTGGTACGCTTGATGCAAAACTTGTTGCGCTGCATAAAGACACCGGTAAAGTTGTTTGGAAAAAGAAAGTAGAAGACTATAAAGCCGGTTACTCAATTACCGCAGCCCCTATTATTGTTAAAGGTAAAGTCATCACAGGTGTTGCCGGTGGTGAATTTGGCGTAGTTGGTAAAGTAAGAGCTTACGATGCTATCAATGGTAAATTAGTATGGGAACGCCCAACAGTTGAAGGCCATATGGGCTACATCTGGAAAAACGGCAAAAAAATGGAGAATGGTATTTCAGGTGGTAAACCTGGACAAACTTGGCCAGCAGAGCTTTGGAAATCAGGTGGCGCCGCGCCTTGGCTAGGTGGTACTTATGATGCTGACGTTGATCTTCTGTTTTTTGGTACTGGTAACCCTTCCCCATGGAACTCACATCTGCGCCCAGGCGATAACCTTTTCTCATCTTCACGTTTAGCTATCGACCCAGATACGGGTAAAATTGTATGGCACTTTCAAACAACGCCACATGACGGTTGGGATTTTGATGGTGTAAACGAGCTTATTTCATTCGATTACAAAGAAAAAGGTAAAACCATTAAAGCAGCAGCAACAGCTGACAGAAACGGCTTTTTCTACGTACTTAATCGTGAAAATGGTGACTTTATTCGTGGTTTCCCATTTGTAGACAAAATCACCTGGGCTTCAGGTCTTACTGATAAAGGTCGCCCAATTTATGTTGATAGCAACAGACCTAGCGATCCAAGAGAATCAAAAGATGGCAATAAAGGTAGTACAGTTGTTTCGGCCCCTGCATTCTTAGGTGCTAAAAACTGGATGCCAATGGCTTACAGTCAAGACACTGAATTATTCTATGTGCCTTCAAACGAATGGCAAATGGATATTTGGAATGAACCTGTCGCTTATAAAAAAGGCGCGGCATACTTAGGTGCTGGTTTTACCATTAAAGCCATTAATAAAGACTACATTGGTGTATTAAAAGCCATTGACCCTAAAACAGGTGAGGTAATTTGGCGCTACAACAACTATTCACCATTATGGGGTGGTGTATTAGCTACTGCGGGTAACTTAGTATTTACTGGCACGCCAGAGGGCTATTTACTTGGTCTTAATGCTAAAACAGGTGAAGTTAAATATAAATTTAATACTGGCTCAGGCATTGTCGGTTCACCTATTACTTGGGAAATGGGCGGCGAGCAATACCTGTCAGTTCTCTCTGGCTGGGGTGGCGCAGTACCATTATGGGGCGGTGACGTTGCAGAGCGTATTAAGCACTTCAACCAAGGTGGCAGTGTATGGACATTTAAACTACCTAAATAG
- a CDS encoding aldehyde dehydrogenase family protein: MIYSNPGSEGSVVSFKPKYENFINGQWVAPVKGNYFTNTTPVTGEVICEIPRSSSEDIELALDAAHGAKEAWGKTSVQDRSRVLLKIADRIEENLEKIAVAETWDNGKPVRETLAADIPLCADHFRYFAGCIRSQEGSLSQIDNDTVAYHFHEPIGVVGQIIPWNFPILMAAWKLAPALAAGNCVILKPAEQTPVSILVLMEIIADLLPPGVLNIVNGFGKEAGEALATSTRIGKIAFTGSTAIGGHILKCAAENLIPSTVELGGKSPNIFFKDITQFEDDYLDKCAEGFVLGFFNQGEVCTCPSRALIQEDIFDEFMEKVIAKANKIIRGNPLDTETMVGAQASQEQFEKIMSYLTIGKDEGAELLTGGHKESLGDSLETGFYIQPTILKGHNKMRIFQEEIFGPVVAVTTFKDEAEALAIANDSVYGLGAGLWTRDANLAHRMGRGIQAGRVWTNCYHLYPAHAAFGGYKKSGIGRENHKMMLDHYQQTKNLLVSYSTSPLGFF, encoded by the coding sequence ATGATCTATTCAAACCCAGGCAGTGAAGGTTCTGTTGTTTCTTTTAAACCTAAATATGAAAATTTTATCAATGGTCAGTGGGTAGCTCCTGTTAAGGGAAATTATTTTACCAACACTACACCTGTTACTGGTGAAGTTATTTGTGAAATTCCTCGTTCAAGCAGCGAAGATATTGAATTAGCACTTGACGCAGCTCATGGCGCTAAAGAAGCTTGGGGCAAAACATCAGTTCAAGACCGCTCTAGAGTCTTACTGAAAATTGCTGACCGTATTGAAGAAAACCTTGAAAAAATTGCCGTTGCTGAAACATGGGATAACGGCAAGCCAGTGCGCGAAACTCTTGCCGCTGATATTCCATTATGTGCTGATCACTTTCGCTACTTTGCCGGTTGTATTCGTTCACAAGAAGGTTCACTTTCACAAATAGATAACGACACAGTTGCTTATCATTTTCATGAACCAATTGGTGTTGTCGGTCAAATTATTCCTTGGAACTTCCCAATACTAATGGCGGCATGGAAACTTGCCCCTGCACTTGCTGCTGGTAACTGTGTAATTTTAAAACCTGCTGAGCAAACACCTGTCAGTATTTTAGTATTAATGGAAATTATTGCTGACTTACTACCACCGGGCGTTTTAAACATAGTCAATGGTTTTGGTAAAGAAGCCGGTGAAGCACTAGCTACAAGCACACGTATTGGTAAAATAGCATTTACTGGCTCTACAGCTATTGGTGGACACATTCTTAAATGTGCTGCTGAAAACCTAATTCCTTCAACGGTAGAGCTAGGTGGTAAATCACCAAACATTTTCTTTAAAGACATTACACAATTTGAAGACGACTATTTAGATAAATGTGCGGAAGGCTTTGTTTTAGGCTTCTTCAACCAAGGTGAAGTTTGTACTTGTCCGTCTCGTGCCTTAATTCAAGAAGATATTTTCGACGAATTTATGGAAAAAGTTATTGCTAAAGCCAATAAAATTATTCGTGGTAACCCATTAGATACTGAAACTATGGTCGGTGCTCAAGCCTCTCAAGAACAGTTTGAGAAGATCATGAGTTATTTAACTATCGGTAAAGATGAAGGTGCTGAGCTTTTAACCGGTGGTCATAAAGAAAGCTTAGGTGACTCTTTAGAAACAGGTTTTTACATTCAACCGACCATTCTAAAAGGTCATAACAAAATGCGCATCTTCCAAGAAGAAATTTTTGGACCGGTTGTCGCTGTAACTACCTTTAAAGATGAAGCCGAAGCACTAGCCATAGCCAACGATTCAGTTTACGGTTTAGGCGCTGGTTTATGGACACGTGACGCTAACCTTGCACACCGCATGGGTCGAGGTATTCAAGCGGGTCGAGTATGGACTAACTGTTACCATTTATACCCAGCTCACGCAGCATTTGGTGGCTATAAAAAATCAGGTATCGGTCGTGAAAACCATAAAATGATGCTTGATCATTACCAGCAAACTAAAAACTTATTAGTAAGCTATAGCACAAGTCCTTTAGGTTTCTTTTAA
- a CDS encoding 4Fe-4S binding protein, with amino-acid sequence MHLQILNFLITRVIFILVFMLAPSFYSFSFSPVEAQNTTSISANIAEIFPSATRLGPVDKKIAVTPVYQLGDLLGYVFESDDFTNFIGFSGQTINILIGIDTQGVITGLKILNHHEPIFLHGLGEPPLFNFVNQYQNHSVKERFIINARDKSSKDATYFDGITRATISVLVVNDTIIASALKVAREKLSGFVAPSNFVVNPDFFEKLSFEQLIKKKYIQRWQLTRDQALALTQNESNTLTNTIKKLSDDTNDFIDLYFGFANIPIVGKNLLGETEYQRLLESLIPGEHALMVLNRGNYAFVSEEFIPQTVPSRLSATQASLPVDMRDVDFYSYFNPRFAIEIPDYNEIKVFRIKSQSGFELNKELTLSLAVTYNQSFLSKNQHNFNFASTLPEALFLDKTPLVQPEKAQPLWLKLWLQRSTEIIILCIYLIALTLIFIKQETLAKNEKLTHQVRFISLLFVIGFIGFYSQGQLSVVNIYTLLLSIKQGFNIEVFLLDPVIFILWVFVFITLFLWGRGLFCGWLCPFGALQEIMTLIATKLKIKQIKIKPQHHKAGQKVKYVLLVLLVACSFYSLTLAEQLAEIEPFKTSITLNFVRYWPFVLYAVLLLLLSLKIHKFYCRYLCPLGAGLAIIGRYPIFKWLRRRDECGSPCQLCRNKKCGIDAIKPTGAIDYSECIQCLECVVVIESPKLCVVNKYANKTKPSPIKVLNCNQ; translated from the coding sequence ATGCATTTACAAATACTCAACTTCCTAATAACAAGGGTGATTTTCATTCTTGTTTTTATGCTTGCACCCTCTTTTTATTCTTTTTCTTTTTCTCCTGTTGAGGCTCAAAATACCACCTCAATTTCTGCCAATATTGCCGAAATTTTCCCCAGTGCTACACGTTTAGGTCCTGTTGATAAAAAAATTGCCGTAACGCCGGTTTATCAGTTAGGCGATTTACTCGGTTATGTTTTTGAATCAGACGACTTTACTAATTTCATTGGTTTTTCAGGACAAACCATCAATATTCTCATTGGTATTGACACTCAAGGCGTTATTACCGGATTAAAAATATTAAATCATCATGAACCGATATTTTTGCACGGCTTAGGCGAGCCCCCATTATTCAATTTTGTTAATCAGTATCAAAACCATTCAGTTAAAGAGCGTTTTATTATTAATGCGCGCGATAAATCGTCAAAAGATGCTACGTATTTCGATGGCATTACCCGCGCTACCATTTCAGTATTAGTCGTTAACGACACCATAATTGCTTCTGCACTTAAAGTGGCACGAGAAAAGTTATCGGGCTTTGTTGCACCTTCTAATTTCGTGGTTAATCCCGACTTTTTTGAAAAACTAAGTTTTGAGCAACTAATTAAGAAAAAATATATACAGCGCTGGCAATTAACTCGCGACCAAGCACTCGCTCTAACCCAAAACGAATCAAACACACTCACCAATACCATAAAAAAATTAAGCGATGATACCAACGACTTTATCGATTTATATTTCGGGTTTGCAAACATCCCTATTGTGGGTAAAAACTTATTAGGCGAAACAGAATACCAACGCTTACTCGAAAGTTTAATCCCCGGTGAACATGCCTTAATGGTATTAAATCGTGGTAACTATGCTTTTGTTAGTGAAGAGTTTATTCCACAAACCGTTCCTAGTCGTTTAAGCGCAACGCAAGCATCACTGCCGGTTGATATGCGCGATGTCGACTTTTATAGCTATTTCAATCCTAGGTTTGCAATTGAAATACCCGACTATAATGAAATTAAAGTGTTCCGCATTAAGTCTCAATCTGGCTTTGAACTGAACAAAGAGTTAACCCTGTCGTTAGCTGTTACCTACAACCAATCATTTTTATCTAAAAACCAGCACAACTTTAACTTCGCGAGTACATTGCCTGAAGCGTTGTTTCTTGATAAAACCCCTTTAGTTCAGCCTGAAAAAGCGCAACCATTATGGCTAAAACTTTGGCTACAACGTAGCACTGAAATTATCATACTTTGCATATATCTTATCGCCTTAACACTAATTTTTATTAAGCAAGAAACGTTGGCGAAAAATGAAAAGTTAACCCACCAAGTACGCTTTATCTCCTTGCTATTTGTTATCGGCTTTATCGGCTTTTATTCCCAAGGCCAGTTATCTGTTGTCAACATTTACACCTTGTTATTGTCAATCAAACAAGGCTTTAACATTGAAGTATTTTTGCTTGATCCGGTAATATTTATTTTATGGGTTTTTGTCTTTATTACGCTGTTTTTATGGGGCCGAGGTTTGTTTTGTGGTTGGTTATGCCCTTTTGGTGCACTACAAGAAATAATGACTTTGATAGCCACTAAGCTAAAAATAAAACAAATTAAAATTAAGCCTCAACACCATAAAGCGGGGCAAAAAGTAAAATATGTATTGCTGGTATTATTAGTCGCTTGTTCTTTTTACTCACTAACACTAGCAGAACAATTAGCTGAAATAGAGCCTTTTAAAACCAGCATAACACTTAATTTTGTGCGCTATTGGCCGTTTGTTTTGTATGCTGTTTTACTGCTACTTTTGAGCTTAAAAATTCATAAATTTTATTGCCGTTATTTGTGCCCGTTAGGCGCAGGGTTAGCTATTATTGGTCGATATCCCATATTTAAATGGTTAAGACGTCGTGATGAATGTGGCTCACCTTGTCAGCTTTGTCGTAATAAAAAATGTGGTATAGACGCCATTAAACCCACAGGTGCAATTGACTACAGTGAATGTATTCAATGTTTAGAATGTGTTGTAGTTATTGAAAGTCCTAAGCTATGCGTAGTTAATAAATATGCAAATAAAACAAAGCCTTCACCGATAAAGGTATTGAACTGTAACCAGTAA